One Gossypium arboreum isolate Shixiya-1 chromosome 13, ASM2569848v2, whole genome shotgun sequence genomic window, GATTCTCTTTAATAGCATATGACTAGattaatctatttaataatagatggactaatttgattcaatttctatAATACAAAACCTCATTTTTGTGTGTGTAAAAAAACAAACCTAAAATATAACAAACACTCAAACTCCCTAACATTCCAATAATATCCTAAAACACATTAAAATTCTAAACTATTACCTCCAAAGAATGCCCAAATTATTAATTGCACTATATTGTTTTGTCCAACTTATTGACACTCTAATAGTTTTTAAAAAGCTCTAGGACAATCCTTAAAATGCGAAGAGATTCTTATTTTTTCATATACACTAGGCAATCAAACCAAAAAGCATTGGTCATTGTCTTGATCTATTCTAAGAGACTAACAGAGAAGAATTGGGTTTGGGGATCTCCTAACACTATATGCCTCCAAACTTCTTTAGCCACCGGACAATCCTTAAGGGCATGCAAAATGTCTTCTGTGTCATGCTGGTATACTGGGCAAACCTCACTTTGTCTAATACCTTTTTTTGAGTACGCTCAAGATTAGTGAGCAATCGTTCCTTACATACTAACCATAAAAAGAATCAGACTTAGTGTGGTCCTTGATATTTCCAAACGGTCTTCCACCTGAAATCTTGCTCAATCCATGTGTTTCTTTTTATCATTCGATAAGCGCTTTTAACTGTAAAGCCCCAACCTCCAAAGTACTTTAATCTCTTTAGTAATTAAtcataatttaacaaaaaaatattaacagtttgaccaaaattttaaaattttaaaaataaaaaaaattaaattttcaaaataaaagtaGAAAGATAACATATTTTAACCCTTTTTTCTTATTGCACCAAATTCAATAGGAGAGCTATGCAATTGTAAAGGAGCAAATCGGAAGGCAAATTCAAGGCCCATTTAGTATCAAATTATACCTTACAGGCCCattttaaagataaaagaagCACCCTGAGTGAGgttatgttttaaacaaggttgAGCATTTCATCTCAACTTGATTACACCTTATTGATATCACGCAGTCACACATCCCTGATATTGCGGTACCATGTTGTATCTGTTTCAGCCATTATACAACTGCCAAGAAAGCTTCATGGATTTAGGCAGACAGCAAAAACCTGTATTCGAAAGACCATTTAGTCAGAGAGATCATCGTCGATGAAATTTTACGTCTTTCTGTTTTCACTCTCCAACCATTGAATTCTGGCATCCTAGCTAGTATCTTCAAGGCATGCCATAACTGTCCACCAATTGTTTGTCATTTTACTACAAGACACAAATTTGATTGTTCTAGATTTGTCAAAAGCTTTCACACAAATCCACATAACACAAAGATGTATGGTCATGGGATCATAATTCAAAGACGACCAAAGGATGATGACTTTGTCAAAGAAAACTTAAATCTGGACTTCAACTCTTATTTCGTGCTTGGGACAATCACAAACcttaaatataaatcataaaatagATATGAATAATGTCAAAATGTCAAAACAACTCCAAACTAATATACTTTTAATTACCATAGATTAATTTGCATAAAACTCTAAACCCAGAGTTTAAGTTATATTACTCATGTAACAAACTCTTAAAATGTGGCATTCACTAAATTAGAGATTCGGACTTAATATCTACCATTCTTTCTTTATTCTCAAACTACTACTTTGAAAATATATTGATTTTCAATTTAAAAAGCTACGATTCATACCAAGGGCTGGCAAGGGCCTCAGTCCCTCCTAAtatggaaaattttttatttaggccttttataatttataaaattttaaactaataatggtaaaattacactttaaccctttaaaaatgataaatttttgatttaatttttaaaaatataaagatataagatattaaaatgacaaaattatattttattattataaaaaaatatataatttaatttcgacccAAAACAAATTTCTGATTTCACAAATGAtatatttaaaagataaaaagattTGAATCGAAAGAAATTCGTCCCTATTATTGATTTGAAATATAAGACTATTCATTTTCCCAGCTTTTGGATTCTGATCCTTGCAACTATATTTGGAAGCACAGTTGTAATGATCTGGGGCTTTCAAGAATGACGCTTCAAGTTATTTTCCATTTTCAACCATGGTAAAATACTAACATAAGATATAGAAAGTATTGTAAAAGTTTTGGTATCAAATCTAAAATTATTTGACATGCTGATTGCTACATTATTATTGAAAGACACCAAATATTGAGTATgagattttaataattttaattagatGCTAAAGCATGttatatattgaaataataataattttaatgtttatttaagaGATGAAAATGGAATCCATTTTAAAGCTTAAACAGGCTGTTGAGAATCAAGACACATGCTATGTCTGCATCTACTAGAATTTATAACTTATTAATCATTTAATTGATTGATAATGGTGGGAACAtacattacaaaaaaaaaagggcATGTATTGATTCTTAACTCAATTTTCCATTCATTTATTAATATGTAATGCTACAAATATATTTGATTATACCCAATATTAATGTCTCAATGGATTTAACTTTGATAGAATTTAGGTAAAAATCTGTGCTTATGGTTGAAATTCACATTATATACTTTGCATATGCAATTAAATCATTCTTCATTAAATGAACAAAAAGAAAACCAGCCCCATGCATGCTTTTCCTTTCTCACTACTTTCAATACATTTTTTTCCCATAAATAATTATTAGCTTCATATTTGTCTCAAAATATGAGGTGGATTTAGGCTGAATCcacctattttattttatttatttctctcTTATAGCTTCTGGGATTCTTCCCTTCTTTCTACTTTTtggtaaattaatataaaaatgatGCACAAGTCGTCATAATTCATGTGCAAGAATGAGTTGTAATTATACCTTTTTTGGCTGGatactttgaaaaaaaaaaaaaaacactcttTTCAATTTTCCCCCAAGTTAAATAAATGTGATTTAGGTAACCTAAAATCAAATTTATTCCAAATGTGTATTAAAATTTATTGGATAATCCTCCCTCATTTAAACTCTTCATAGTTCTATCTTacttaattaagttttattttaatttatactaaataaatCCGATGAAGAGAAATGATTCAAGTTCAAATTTTAGAGAAAAATATATTGTTGAAAGAAACCATCATAGACctaaaaagaattatttttatgaattataaAATTGATATGGAAGATAATTTAATttcaccaaataaaaataaataaattcgatGAAATATTGCCTTATGATAAGAGCTTAGAGAGTAATATTTAGTTCGaccaaataaaagtttttaaaatataaattcacCATTTGATTCACGAACAATGCATAAATATGAGGGAAATTATTTGATATACTATTAATGAACAATAAAAAGTAGGGGTTGACAAGTGTTTTATagaggtattttatatattaaatactaaccctaaatataaatttataaattaaatatagAAATTTATCTCAATTCAAATTAAATGTTTAGAACTTATTTAATAgaaattaaaggttaaaattttgtttgaattttaaaatatatatatatatatagaaggaTGAAATTCATAgagtatttttattcttttattttaaataatcaaAGTTAGAATTTGTAGAGTATTGATAACCTTGTATTATCATTTTGTTAATGAATTATCTTTGATTTTTAATTTCCAAGTGGTTGAATTAATTAGGTTTCAAAAGTCAATTCCATTCTTcatgaaattaaaagaagaaAACAATTGGAATGCATGATTTGCGGATTCAAGTTGAAATTTTAATATGTGTTTTGACTATTTATATTTTTTGGGGGGCTGCTTGATGAAATTACGAATTAAAATATGAACTTAAATTGATTATTGCCATTAAAAGctaaaagttcaagaaatgtgaagtTATATACAAatcaatttattataattttagttCTAATGTTTTATTGATTGTTTTTAAAACACGAGGTTTAATAAATTTGAAGTTTGAATTAATAGGATGAATGTCTATATAATTTTTTACCTTTTATATTAGTTATATGATTTATATTTTGGAGTTTGTGACCGTTTTTTTAATAATATCGtatctaaaatttaaattttattcttctATTAGAATATAATATTCCTTACTACTACACTTAATATTTGTTGATCGTGCatatctaaaataaaatataatgaattATATATATCTCTTGAAAATAATGTTTAAAAGAAAAAAGTTATCACGACAAGCATAGATAATGACATTTCATACTTCTTTAGTGTTTGTATCCCATCAATCTATCATAAACTTCCACCTAATTTCTTCATCTTAGCCTACCATAAAAGagaagaaattttttaaaaaatattagatATAATATGATTAGACTAtagaataattaaaatatgtcattgtatatgataaaaatatatacatatcttgaaatattttaaatagaattttaataCTATAAAGATGATATGGTAGCAGAATTAAAAGAGATGGCGAGGTAAAGTAAAAAAAATGGTCCCAAAAGAGGGTACAAGAATTATAAGTCGTAGGATGTCACATTCACTGAACAGTAGTGGGCTGGAAAACATGTGTGAGGATTAAAGACGAACAGTTGGCAGGCATATTAGATTTAGGTGTTCTCTTTCTGCCAAAAACCGCATTATAATATTGGGCTTTCAATGCCTCAACTCTAAGCCCATCCCTTCTCTTTCCAACCATGTCCATGCCCTTAATATACAACCATTTATTTActttcttaaatttatttatgaaagacAAGGTCCAAGAGCCATAAAATCAACTTAAAAACAAAGTCTAAAacctaaaacccaaaattaatatGACAAAGTTAAAACTTAATTATCATGAACAAATTTGACTGAATTATAGTAAACTCAACTTTCCACCTTAACATACTACAATTTAAGTTAATTTCATCATACATCCCAAAATATTTCTCGAATTCTAAATTGATTTATAAACTTTAATTGAGTCCTCAAAAATTAATATTGTATTAGTTAGTCTTTTCATTAACCCAATTCTCTATTTAGACATTAAATATATCAATTCAAATCTAACATGAAATATttactttaaaacacatttattaATTTCTAAACATTTTGTGTACATCACGTACATAACTTGAATTAGAACCTCATTAAATTTTAGGAACATAGTTAAAGGATGATTGAAGCTATTAACccacaaaaaataataatataattaggtAATTAGTAAATGGAGTAggttgtttaaaattttaattccaactaaattaaattctaaaatatcacatcttaaatttaattcaaattaaaatcGAATATTTCAAAACCCCAACaaataactttttatttttcacttTTGTATTCACCAAATCAGCACGCTATTAATTACTCTTATTTTTCTCTATAATGAATTTTTTTCCTTATTATATtctattatttcattttaaattgtgTTCAAAATAGGATGCTTTGGTTTGTTTGCTTTTCAATAAAACTTGCTTTTGATAGAaacattaattcaatatttatttacattattttatttattttgaaagaaaaattattatttttaattaaataaatgaaaacggaGGTAagagatatttatttatttttatacttttcatatttattttattatttatatttagggTTTGTGATTTTTTATAATACCGTTTTTATAGTTTAAATTCCGTTTTTCTTCTCACATTTATTGATGAATTagagatatttattattttgtaattGAATGAgttacaatttgaatttagtttcATAATGAACGaagacataaaaataaataaatgatcaaAAATAACTTTTGGAGTTTTAAAATAagttttttatataaaaagataaattttaaaattatagatgaattttgatttaatgtgcaaTTATATAAACTTTAATATGATGGAATTATAACTCTAAATATGGTTCAAATAtatacttgaaactttaattttaatttaatcatacacattggaagaaataaatatatcagtttatttttatattgaataaatataattatatatatatgcaatatataaacataaaatgaggctatatcaataattgtgttaatatttACGAattgaattaaatcaaaattttatgtataaaattgtataaaattaaagttcatgtaaaTAATTGTACATTAAactatatataattttgatatttatcctaAAAAAATCGAATTATCTTCTAAGATAATTATAATGAAAGGTTattgatttatttaaatttaatgacagttactaaaataataaatttgaaaattaaattaataaaatgtaatttaaattttcattattgataaaaaattcaaaatagaatGCAGTGAATTTATCCAAATTCATTATATTCTACCACGACGatggaaaaatatattttagataAAAGGTTTTAGGgaaaaaattaaacttaaaaaatatttttcaatataacatctattgttataataataaaaataattttatctatataatttttaaatttcactaATAAATGCTtttaatcaaattataaataatattttattttatattctatttgcgtaaatttataaaaatatggaattaatcGAAAAAAGAAATTGCAAAATAGATTAGacgattaaattaaaataaaaaatggtaaTTATTGGCTAATGAAGAATAATTTAATCGGAAAGCAATGGcggtggggggggggggggggggttagATCCTCCGGTCCACCTTTCACCTTTCAGCTTTCAATTACCCAAACCCCAAAAACCAAAAAACCAACAAAAACTCAAGTCAGTCTCCCCTTCATTTCTATTCTCCCACACAAACCCAACCTTTGCTTTGCTTCCCTCTTTTCCCCCAAACCTATCTCTcctttttccctccttcctttgccTTTGGATCtgattttctctctctttttctttccctccAAAAACTGTTTTCCCTTGCATTCCTTTGATCCAACCTAAACCCAGAGTTGTTTTTTCTAATGATTGTATGTTtgaaattgaaatgggaatgCTCATAAAGAAAGCATGAGCAAGAACCCAATTCGTAGCAACTGCAGCAAGTTAAACGACCACGATTGGACTCAAGTAGTTGAAGTAAACCAAGAAGCAGAAGAAGAGTACTTCTACGATTCCCTTGACCGCATTGCTTCTTCTAATTCTTGTTCTTGTTCCAACTCTGCTTCTCCTTCTTCTGACTCGGATTCTGACCCAATTGCCCCTTCTAATAATGCCCACCACCCATTTCCCGTCCCTAAATTCCCCAAGGTTGTTTCCCAGTTCGACATCTGGATCTCTGAACCCTCCTCCGTTTCGGAAAGACGAACCCGTCTGCTCCGCGACATGGGGCTGAGCCGCCACCCGGGTCTTTCCCGGATAAGACCCGGGTCAGAAACGGAGGTCGGCGACGGACGGGAAATGGGTAGTGGTGGTGGTGGAGGTGAGTTGGGAAGAAGATCAGTTTCATCGAATAGGTTGGTAAAAGAAGAGTTGGAAGATCAAGATCGTGGAAGAGAAAAGGAATCCAGTTCTTCTGGAATTGTACGATCGAAATCGGATGGTGATTGTAGTGCTGCTGCTGTTCCTTCTTCGCCTTTGTCTCTTCGTTCCAATTCATCTTCTTCCATTCTTTCTGTGGGTTTATGTactgtaaataataataataacatcagtGAATGTGATCAAAGTAATGCGGCGGCTGCTAACTTAAGACGCTGCGGAAGTAATGGATCTAAGCCACCCAAGGAGCGTATTAGCAAGAGTTTGAATGGGGAACTTAGCTTTAAATCATTTGGTGATGGGGAGGCTGTTGTGGTGGACGATGAGATGGATTGCAGTGAACAAGTGTGTACCATTAAGAACCTTGATAATGGGGAAGAGTTTGTGGTGAATGAGATTAGAGAAGATGGGATGTGGAACAAGTTGAAGGAAGTTGGGACAGGGAGACAGTTGACAATGGAGGAGTTCGAGGTTTGCGTTGGCCATTCTCCGATCGTTCAAGAGTTAATGAGAAGACAGAATGTAGAAGAGGGTAATAAAGATAATGCTGATTTGATTGTCAGTGGTGGGGGTGTTGGTGTTTCAAAGTCGAAGAAGAAAGGGAGTTGGTTCAAGAGTATAAAGAGCGTTGCAAATAGCGTGAAGGGTAATAAGGAAAGGCGAAGCAGTGACGAGAGGGATACATCATCGGAGAAGGGTGGGAGGAGATCGAGTTCCGCCACTGATGATAGCCAGGATGTTTCGTTTCATGGGCCGGAGAGAGTGAGGGTAAAACAGTATGGGAAATCATGTAAAGAGCTCACTGCTCTTTACAAGAGTCAAGAGATACAAGCGCATACAGGGTCTATTTGGAGTATAAAATTCAGTTTAGATGGCAAATACCTTGCTAGTGCAGGTGAGGATTGTGTAATTCATATATGGAAGGTAGTTGAATCGGATAGGAAAGGGGAGTTGTTAATGGAAAAGCCTGAAGACGGGAATTTCAACCTTTTGCTTGTGGCTAATGGATCTCCCGAACCGATTCTATCATCGCCGAGTACTGATTACCCTCCTGATAAGAGGAGAAGAGGAAGGTCATCAATAAGCCGGAAATCGTTGAGCCTAGACAACATTGTGGTGCCAGAGACTGTTTTTGCACTTTCAGATAAACCTGTTTGTTCTTTTCAAGGACATTTGGATGATGTTCTCGACCTCTCATGGTCCAAGTCTCAGGTTAGTAGAAACATATGCATGAATGTAGTGTGATTGGTTTGCTTTTCAGGTTTTCAATAAGTAATGTTAATGGGAAGAAGTTTATTTAGTGTTTCTTTGTTTAGACTTTAGAAGTCTTCTAATAATTTCCCCATGGTGGTTGTAGTTGTCTATTCAGTCTGATGTACCGAGCATTTATCGTATATTCTGTGCTGCTAAATAATCTGCATGCATTATTATGTCACAGGACAGAAATGAAGTAGAGCAACTTTTTTGCAAAGTGTTAGACTATCAAGTAAAACATACTTAATTTTAGCAAGCTATATTTTGGCACAGGAAGTAAATGATCTAACAAGTTCAATATGTGTTTTGCCACAGACAACATGAATAGTAATGAAAACTTTACTTTCACATGGTTAGCTTAGATCGGCTATCTATTTGGTCAGATAGTGACTTATCTTGCAAGAGGCTTGATCTTTTTAGTGGAGATTGTTTTAACCCGTGTCTTGGTCTTGGTTATTGTCTTCGATGTTTCTGTGATGCCTTTTTTCCTTGTCATCGCTTCTGGTTAAGGTTCCTGGTGATACTGTATACCTTGTGGAAGTTCTGAGATAATTTTAGGACCACTTTTGAGTCTGCATGTCGTTAATAATTAATAGAGAGTTAAATGATTAGAAATGGTTTTGGTTTTACGACCACAAGTTTTTATAAACCAGTCCTGAATGTTAATGGGATGTAACTGTAATTGAATGCCTGAAAGCCCTTCAAATCTTTAACAATTCAGGAGTCATGTAAACAATTGGTCATGCCTCTATGTATTCCTTTATGTTTGTAGCAAGCTTTTCAAGAGGTCGTTGTTTGACCTTTTCAATGAATTCTTTTCTCTGGATCACTGCATAGCCTCTTTTAGAATCATGAACCAATTAATTGCTGCAGGAtattctggtaagatttttctattttctcttttcaGCAATTGCTCTCATCTTCAATGGACAAAACAGTTAGGCTTTGGGACTTGACTAGCAAGACCTGTTTGAGCATATTTTCACACAGTGATTATGGTAAGTAAATTGTGAGTTTCATGTCCTTTTTTGCTTAGGAGTTTAACTTCATACTGGCCCTGTTTAAGAACATCACTAAATTGtagtttgttttaaaaataaatagttaCAATACTTATAAGTGAataatttgagatttatttatgtTCTCCATAGTTTTAATACCAAGCTTTGTACCAAGTTAGAAAAACGTAAAAGATTCTTGAGTAGCTAAAACTTGAATGTAATTTTGTGGCTTAGAATGTGCATATAGTTCACTGAAGTTAGGTTTGCTTGGTGTACATTTGATGGAAATGGTAATTCAAAGATCCAGCATAGAAGAAAAGTATTGTTAATTTTTTCTCATCACTTGAAATTGGCTTATATATTACTAATCACGCTTTATTCTTGTGGATCTGCCTTGACACAGTAACTTGCATCCAGTTTAATCCAGTTGATGATAAATACTTCATTAGTGGATCCTTAGATGCTAAAGTTCGCATATGGAGCATTCCTGACCGTAAAGTTGTTGATTGGAATGATCTGCATGAAATGGTCACTGCTGCTTGTTATACGCCTGATGGCCAGGTTGGGAATGGTCAATTACAACTTCATTCTACATGATTTATGAGTAAGTCTTTATAGCTTATGAAGGTTTTAAATGTTTTGAAGGGTGCACTGGTTGGCTCATACAAAGGAAGCTGCCATTTATACAATACTTCTGGTACACGTTTATGAATTCCCTCTCTGGTCTGCATAGTCGTTCTTTAGTTTATAGTTGACTTGTGATAGAAGTTTCTTAAACGCTTGCATTTATGCATATGTTTTCAGAGAACGAGTTACAACCGAAAAGTCAAATCAATTTGCAGAATAAAAGGAAGAAGTCTCATCAAAAGAAAATTACAGGTTTCCAGGTAATCCTGTGCCCTTGCTGCTTGAAATTCTGTCTGTTTGCCATATTTCTTGCCACCATGTTTTCACTTTATACTTCCCCCTATTGGTTACTTTCTCAAACAGTTTGCACCCGGAAGTTCATCGGAAGTACTTGTCACCTCTGCAGATTCACGAATTCGTGTTGTTGATAGTTCTGATCTAATTCACAAGTTTAAAGGTAATTCTTATATGGTATAAATATCTGCATGTGACTCTGGAATTACGCTTGATTCCACTGAAGTTGTTGACTATTGGACAGGATTTCGGAACACAAACAGTCAAATCTCAGCTTCTGTTACGGCAAATGGAAAATATGTTGTCTGTGCTAGTGAGGACTCTTATGTTTATGTGTGGAAACACGAAGCTGGATCGAGGCCTAGCAGAAATAAAGGAGTCACCGTGACACAATCTTATGAACATTTTCACTGTAAAGATGTATCAGTTGCCATCCCCTGGCCAGGCACATG contains:
- the LOC108464613 gene encoding uncharacterized protein LOC108464613 — translated: MSKNPIRSNCSKLNDHDWTQVVEVNQEAEEEYFYDSLDRIASSNSCSCSNSASPSSDSDSDPIAPSNNAHHPFPVPKFPKVVSQFDIWISEPSSVSERRTRLLRDMGLSRHPGLSRIRPGSETEVGDGREMGSGGGGGELGRRSVSSNRLVKEELEDQDRGREKESSSSGIVRSKSDGDCSAAAVPSSPLSLRSNSSSSILSVGLCTVNNNNNISECDQSNAAAANLRRCGSNGSKPPKERISKSLNGELSFKSFGDGEAVVVDDEMDCSEQVCTIKNLDNGEEFVVNEIREDGMWNKLKEVGTGRQLTMEEFEVCVGHSPIVQELMRRQNVEEGNKDNADLIVSGGGVGVSKSKKKGSWFKSIKSVANSVKGNKERRSSDERDTSSEKGGRRSSSATDDSQDVSFHGPERVRVKQYGKSCKELTALYKSQEIQAHTGSIWSIKFSLDGKYLASAGEDCVIHIWKVVESDRKGELLMEKPEDGNFNLLLVANGSPEPILSSPSTDYPPDKRRRGRSSISRKSLSLDNIVVPETVFALSDKPVCSFQGHLDDVLDLSWSKSQQLLSSSMDKTVRLWDLTSKTCLSIFSHSDYVTCIQFNPVDDKYFISGSLDAKVRIWSIPDRKVVDWNDLHEMVTAACYTPDGQGALVGSYKGSCHLYNTSENELQPKSQINLQNKRKKSHQKKITGFQFAPGSSSEVLVTSADSRIRVVDSSDLIHKFKGFRNTNSQISASVTANGKYVVCASEDSYVYVWKHEAGSRPSRNKGVTVTQSYEHFHCKDVSVAIPWPGTWGLRDIQLDDNIDEVSTANHPPAPVEEYSGNEGLLSASGYTNSPLHGTISSATNSYFFDRISATWPEEKLVQVTRTWSSPKTSVDLSGVNQDTACGMVIVTAGLRGEIRTFQNFGLPFRI